The following coding sequences are from one uncultured Desulfobacter sp. window:
- the rsmI gene encoding 16S rRNA (cytidine(1402)-2'-O)-methyltransferase — MPGTLYIVATPLGNLGDMTFRAVRTLKEVDLIAAEDTRHSKKLLVHYGITTPTIACHEHNETAKAQDLIQRLENGADIALISDAGTPLISDPGYRLVSLAQEKDICIVPVPGCSAAITGLSASGLPTDRFIFLGFAPRKQGRLNTFLNEAAHHEATLIFYESPRRIVRLISSAITAFGDRRACLARELTKQYEEFIRGPLSSILATLENRENIKGECVLFITGADEQAVDLSAEQVEAMILDGLNQNVRTGDLAKKIAGLTNCPKSKAYDMILALKNHS; from the coding sequence ATGCCCGGCACACTTTATATCGTAGCAACACCTTTGGGTAACCTTGGGGACATGACGTTTCGAGCCGTACGAACCCTAAAGGAAGTGGATCTGATTGCAGCCGAAGACACCCGGCATTCAAAAAAATTGCTCGTTCATTACGGCATCACAACCCCCACAATCGCCTGCCACGAGCACAATGAAACCGCAAAAGCCCAGGACCTGATCCAGCGCCTTGAAAACGGCGCCGACATCGCCCTGATCAGCGATGCCGGTACCCCTTTGATATCAGATCCCGGTTACCGCCTGGTCTCCCTGGCCCAGGAAAAAGACATATGCATTGTACCTGTTCCCGGATGCAGTGCCGCCATCACCGGATTGAGCGCCTCCGGACTGCCCACAGACAGATTTATTTTCCTGGGTTTTGCACCGAGGAAACAGGGCAGACTGAACACTTTTCTCAATGAGGCCGCCCATCACGAAGCCACACTCATATTTTATGAGTCTCCCCGGCGCATTGTTCGGCTGATCTCTTCGGCCATAACGGCGTTTGGCGACCGCCGGGCCTGCCTTGCCAGGGAATTGACAAAACAGTATGAGGAGTTTATTCGCGGCCCCCTTTCCTCTATTCTCGCCACCCTTGAAAACCGAGAGAACATCAAAGGCGAATGCGTTTTATTTATCACCGGCGCGGATGAACAGGCGGTCGATTTATCTGCCGAACAGGTGGAGGCTATGATTTTGGACGGTCTGAATCAGAACGTGCGAACCGGTGATCTTGCAAAAAAAATAGCCGGACTTACAAACTGCCCCAAATCCAAGGCTTATGACATGATTTTAGCCCTGAAGAACCATTCTTAG
- a CDS encoding RNA methyltransferase, whose protein sequence is MSAPIYLALIHYPVVNKNGLITGSALTNMDLHDIARAGRTFGVTAYYVVTPYEDQQTLAAQIMDHWTHGHGGTVNPARKSALERVRVAQSFEAVCNDIEHEQGRKVVKVATSANSRSATRSCSALGQELKGNIPHVLVFGTAWGLAPEVMDQCDHILEPIRGSGSYNHLSVRSAASIYLDRLING, encoded by the coding sequence ATGAGCGCACCGATTTATCTGGCATTGATCCACTACCCGGTGGTCAATAAAAACGGGTTGATCACAGGATCAGCTCTGACCAACATGGACCTGCACGACATTGCCAGAGCAGGCCGGACATTCGGGGTAACGGCCTATTATGTGGTTACCCCCTATGAAGACCAGCAGACCCTGGCTGCCCAGATTATGGATCACTGGACCCATGGGCACGGGGGAACGGTTAATCCTGCACGAAAATCTGCCCTTGAGCGGGTCAGGGTGGCACAAAGTTTTGAAGCCGTCTGCAATGATATAGAACATGAGCAGGGCCGGAAGGTGGTAAAAGTGGCCACCAGCGCCAACAGTCGAAGCGCCACGCGCAGTTGCAGCGCGCTTGGGCAGGAATTGAAGGGAAATATTCCCCATGTGCTTGTGTTCGGAACGGCTTGGGGACTGGCACCGGAGGTGATGGACCAGTGTGACCACATCCTGGAACCCATACGGGGTTCAGGATCGTATAACCATCTGAGCGTCCGGTCCGCAGCATCCATATATTTGGACAGATTAATAAACGGCTGA
- the ffh gene encoding signal recognition particle protein yields the protein MFDNLSDRLDSVFKKLKGHGTLTENNIEDGLKQVRLALLEADVNYKVAKNVISDIKARALGQEVMQSLTPGQQVIKIVNEEFTKMMGSTHQALNFAATGATSIMLVGLQGSGKTTTAGKLARFLRKTGRKPYLVPVDVYRPAAIDQLTKLGKQMEVPVFASTTDMKPLKICQDAKLAARDLGCDTLLIDTAGRLHLDDALMAELEEIKKGINPAETLLVADAMTGQDAVNIAGEFDKRLDISGFVLTKMDGDARGGAALSIKAVTGKPLKFIGVGEKTTALEPFHPDRMSSRILGMGDTLSFIEKAVEAVDQKEAQALEKKFRKNQFTLEDFKNQMHQVRKMGSIKDLLGMLPGVNKKMLKDLNIDDKEFSKIEAIINSMTPDERAKHAIIKASRKRRIALGSGTTVQDVNKLLKSYTQSMKMMKKFNKGGMKNLRGMLPF from the coding sequence ATGTTTGACAATTTAAGCGACCGGCTGGATTCTGTATTTAAAAAACTTAAAGGACACGGGACCCTTACCGAAAACAACATTGAAGACGGCTTGAAGCAAGTCAGATTGGCACTTCTGGAAGCCGATGTCAATTATAAGGTTGCAAAAAATGTCATTTCAGATATAAAGGCCCGAGCCCTTGGCCAGGAGGTCATGCAGAGCCTGACGCCGGGCCAGCAGGTCATCAAGATTGTAAATGAAGAATTTACAAAGATGATGGGCTCCACCCACCAGGCACTGAACTTTGCCGCCACCGGCGCAACGTCCATCATGCTGGTGGGCTTGCAGGGTTCCGGCAAGACGACCACGGCGGGCAAGCTGGCACGTTTTCTGCGCAAAACGGGCAGGAAGCCTTATCTTGTGCCTGTGGATGTGTATCGTCCGGCCGCCATCGACCAGCTGACCAAGCTGGGAAAACAGATGGAGGTGCCGGTATTTGCCTCCACAACCGACATGAAGCCGCTCAAGATATGCCAGGATGCAAAACTTGCGGCAAGGGATCTTGGCTGCGACACCCTGCTCATTGATACCGCAGGGCGGCTGCACCTGGACGATGCGCTCATGGCCGAACTTGAGGAGATCAAAAAGGGCATCAATCCGGCAGAAACGCTTCTGGTGGCAGATGCCATGACCGGTCAGGATGCGGTGAACATTGCCGGTGAATTTGACAAACGGCTGGATATTTCAGGCTTTGTCCTCACCAAGATGGATGGTGATGCCCGAGGCGGTGCGGCCCTGTCCATCAAAGCGGTGACCGGCAAACCGTTGAAATTTATCGGTGTGGGTGAAAAAACAACCGCCCTTGAGCCCTTTCATCCCGATCGCATGTCTTCCAGGATTCTCGGCATGGGAGACACCCTGTCTTTTATTGAAAAGGCAGTGGAGGCGGTTGACCAGAAAGAGGCCCAGGCCCTTGAAAAGAAATTTAGAAAAAATCAATTTACCCTGGAAGATTTTAAAAATCAGATGCATCAGGTTCGGAAAATGGGCTCCATTAAGGATCTGTTAGGTATGCTGCCCGGGGTGAATAAGAAGATGCTCAAAGATTTGAACATTGATGATAAAGAGTTTTCAAAAATTGAAGCAATTATCAACTCCATGACCCCGGATGAACGCGCCAAACACGCAATCATCAAAGCATCCCGCAAAAGACGGATTGCCCTGGGTTCCGGAACTACGGTTCAGGATGTGAATAAATTGCTCAAAAGCTACACCCAGTCCATGAAAATGATGAAAAAATTTAATAAAGGCGGCATGAAAAACCTTCGTGGCATGCTTCCATTCTAA
- a CDS encoding tRNA 4-thiouridine(8) synthase ThiI — protein sequence MNRIKTTSRVKALGLCSGGLDSMLAALVLKDQGIDVTWISFETPFFDAKAAQKASKQLGIPLIVQEITDDYMEMIKAPKAGFGKNMNPCMDCHTMMFAKAGAMMKDIEADFLFSGEVVGQRPKSQTKNSLRYVEKNCGFDGLILRPLSAGLLPETIAEQKGLVDRNRLLSLSGRSRKPQVALAEKYGITEYPSPAGGCLLTDKGYSQRLRDLLYVQKTEDKTQLHLLKHGRHFRLDERSKLVVGRNKAENKRIMTLYDPATHIRLRCTHLPGPDALVFGPTDETALELAATITSGYTKAPAGALTTISVFEEQETKQIEVVTPESGAFHDLLIQRP from the coding sequence ATGAACCGTATTAAAACCACAAGCCGGGTCAAAGCGTTAGGGCTTTGCTCGGGCGGGCTTGACAGCATGCTGGCGGCCCTCGTTCTCAAAGACCAGGGTATTGATGTGACCTGGATCAGCTTTGAAACCCCTTTTTTCGATGCCAAGGCCGCCCAAAAAGCCTCAAAACAGCTTGGGATTCCTTTGATTGTACAAGAGATCACAGATGATTACATGGAGATGATCAAAGCCCCCAAAGCCGGTTTCGGCAAAAACATGAACCCCTGTATGGACTGCCATACGATGATGTTTGCCAAAGCCGGTGCCATGATGAAGGACATAGAAGCAGACTTTTTATTTTCAGGTGAGGTGGTCGGTCAGCGGCCAAAATCCCAGACCAAAAACTCCCTGCGCTATGTTGAAAAAAATTGCGGTTTTGACGGACTGATTCTTCGCCCGTTGAGTGCCGGCCTGCTTCCCGAAACCATTGCTGAACAAAAAGGCCTTGTGGACCGAAACCGACTTTTGTCCCTCAGTGGTCGAAGCAGAAAGCCCCAGGTGGCCCTGGCGGAAAAATACGGCATCACGGAATACCCGTCTCCGGCCGGTGGGTGTCTGCTCACGGACAAGGGATATTCCCAGCGGCTCAGAGACCTTTTATACGTCCAGAAAACAGAAGACAAAACCCAGTTGCATCTGCTCAAACACGGTCGGCACTTCCGCCTGGACGAAAGATCCAAACTTGTGGTGGGAAGAAATAAAGCGGAGAACAAACGGATCATGACGCTTTATGATCCCGCCACCCACATCCGGCTTCGCTGCACCCACCTGCCCGGTCCGGATGCCCTGGTTTTCGGACCAACAGACGAAACCGCCCTAGAACTGGCCGCCACCATCACATCCGGATACACCAAAGCACCTGCCGGGGCATTAACCACCATCAGTGTATTCGAAGAACAGGAAACAAAACAAATAGAGGTGGTTACCCCTGAATCAGGTGCATTTCATGACCTGTTGATCCAAAGGCCCTGA
- the rpsP gene encoding 30S ribosomal protein S16 has translation MAVKLRLTRKGTKKKPFYRIVAADIEAPRDGKFLEAVGTYDPMQDPAVINLKQDRVQYWLEQGAIPSTTVKSILKKQTAESVSA, from the coding sequence ATGGCAGTAAAACTCAGACTTACCCGTAAAGGCACCAAAAAGAAACCCTTTTACAGAATCGTAGCCGCTGACATTGAGGCACCCCGGGACGGCAAGTTCCTTGAAGCCGTCGGCACCTATGATCCCATGCAGGATCCGGCTGTGATCAACCTGAAACAGGACCGTGTTCAGTACTGGCTGGAACAGGGTGCAATCCCCTCGACAACCGTAAAAAGCATCCTTAAAAAACAGACCGCTGAAAGCGTTTCTGCTTAA
- the trmD gene encoding tRNA (guanosine(37)-N1)-methyltransferase TrmD, producing MKFTVLTLFPEFLEAFFANGIMARALNRDIISADTINIRDFAVDRHNSVDDRPYGGGSGMVMMPGPLEKAIADAGQSADNPRVVCLSPQGKPFNQARACELANANQDLILICGRYEGIDERVYTRQVDEEICVGDFVMTGGEIGAMAVIDAVARMIPGVLGSNESSQCESFMDNRLEYAQYTRPETYEDMTVPGVLLSGNHEKIRQWRRRSALERTFIKRPDLFEARTPDNEEKEILRQWCRELEALIHK from the coding sequence ATGAAGTTTACCGTACTTACATTGTTTCCGGAATTTCTGGAGGCGTTTTTTGCCAACGGCATCATGGCCCGTGCCTTGAACCGTGATATTATCAGCGCGGACACTATTAATATCCGGGACTTTGCCGTAGATCGGCATAACAGCGTAGACGACCGCCCCTACGGCGGCGGAAGCGGCATGGTAATGATGCCGGGGCCTTTGGAAAAGGCCATTGCGGATGCAGGACAGAGCGCCGACAATCCCCGGGTGGTGTGCTTAAGCCCCCAGGGCAAACCCTTTAACCAGGCCCGGGCCTGTGAACTTGCAAACGCAAACCAGGACCTGATTCTGATCTGCGGCCGGTACGAGGGCATTGACGAACGGGTCTATACCCGCCAGGTGGATGAAGAGATCTGCGTGGGGGATTTTGTAATGACCGGCGGAGAAATCGGCGCCATGGCAGTAATTGATGCCGTTGCCCGAATGATTCCCGGCGTGCTTGGGAGTAATGAATCATCCCAGTGCGAGTCCTTTATGGACAACCGACTGGAATACGCCCAGTACACCCGGCCCGAAACCTACGAGGACATGACCGTCCCCGGGGTTCTCTTGTCCGGGAACCATGAAAAAATCCGGCAGTGGCGCAGGCGATCCGCCCTGGAACGGACCTTTATCAAACGCCCGGACCTGTTTGAGGCCCGGACGCCGGACAATGAAGAAAAAGAGATTTTACGGCAATGGTGCCGGGAACTTGAGGCATTAATCCATAAATGA
- a CDS encoding ribonuclease HII yields MPNIHGSYTADMLAFEKQARSSGYKMVAGVDEAGRGPLAGPVVSAAVVLPENFDVPGINDSKKLSEKKREALFPVIQTQAVAFGIGIADHEEIDRINILQASLLSMKRAVENLHRTPDYLLIDGKFTIDTTIDQRSVIKGDALSLSIAAASILAKVTRDRIMADLDVKYPQYGLKRHKGYPTKAHKEAILAHGPCPVHRKSFKGVKDI; encoded by the coding sequence TTGCCTAATATCCACGGCAGCTATACGGCCGACATGCTGGCCTTTGAAAAACAGGCCAGATCGAGCGGATATAAAATGGTTGCAGGTGTTGATGAGGCCGGCAGGGGACCCCTTGCCGGCCCCGTCGTGTCTGCGGCGGTGGTGCTGCCGGAAAATTTTGATGTCCCTGGCATCAACGACTCCAAAAAGCTTTCCGAAAAAAAAAGGGAAGCCCTTTTTCCGGTGATCCAGACCCAGGCCGTTGCCTTTGGCATCGGCATAGCCGACCATGAGGAAATTGACAGGATTAATATCCTGCAGGCATCACTGCTCTCCATGAAACGGGCCGTTGAAAATCTTCATAGGACACCGGATTATCTGCTGATTGACGGAAAATTCACCATTGACACCACCATAGATCAACGCAGTGTTATAAAGGGGGACGCCTTGAGCCTCTCCATTGCAGCGGCCTCGATATTAGCCAAGGTTACGAGGGACCGGATCATGGCGGACCTTGACGTCAAATACCCCCAATATGGCCTTAAACGGCACAAAGGATATCCGACCAAGGCCCACAAAGAGGCAATCCTGGCCCATGGCCCCTGCCCTGTTCATCGTAAAAGTTTCAAGGGCGTAAAGGATATATGA
- the rplS gene encoding 50S ribosomal protein L19: MTANLIQKIEREQMRLDIPDFDSGDTVKVHVKIREGEKERIQVFQGVVIKKTKGLSSARFTVRKISGGVGVERIFPLYSPALDKIEVVTRGRVRRSKLYYLRNLRGKAARIKEKRFA, from the coding sequence ATGACAGCAAACCTAATCCAAAAAATTGAAAGAGAACAGATGCGCCTTGACATCCCGGATTTTGACTCCGGGGATACCGTAAAGGTTCATGTTAAAATCAGGGAAGGTGAAAAGGAACGTATCCAGGTTTTCCAGGGCGTTGTGATCAAGAAGACCAAAGGCCTTTCCAGTGCCCGGTTCACCGTCAGAAAAATTTCCGGCGGCGTCGGTGTTGAAAGAATTTTCCCCCTCTATTCTCCTGCCCTTGACAAAATTGAAGTGGTCACCCGGGGACGTGTAAGAAGATCCAAACTTTACTACCTGAGAAATCTGCGTGGCAAAGCTGCAAGAATCAAAGAAAAACGCTTTGCCTAA
- a CDS encoding YraN family protein, which produces MSLGGKQLGRKGEAAARHYLLSRGYKLLAANYSTPQFEIDMIAKDGDTLCFIEVKTRTGAKKGLPREAVTPAKQRKIIMGAQYYLSRKKITDTRLRFDVVEVLYKDSSHTDCDITVIPNAFQGC; this is translated from the coding sequence ATGAGCCTGGGGGGAAAACAACTTGGCAGAAAAGGGGAGGCCGCTGCCCGTCACTATCTTTTGTCCCGGGGCTATAAGCTATTGGCCGCCAACTATTCGACCCCACAGTTTGAAATCGATATGATTGCAAAAGATGGCGACACCCTGTGCTTTATTGAAGTCAAAACCCGGACAGGCGCCAAAAAAGGCCTGCCCCGGGAAGCGGTCACGCCGGCCAAGCAAAGAAAAATCATCATGGGCGCCCAATACTATCTGAGCCGAAAAAAAATCACCGACACCCGGCTGCGATTTGATGTGGTGGAAGTGTTATACAAGGACAGCTCACACACAGACTGCGATATCACCGTGATCCCCAACGCCTTTCAAGGATGTTAA
- a CDS encoding inorganic phosphate transporter, whose protein sequence is MGIEICYVIVGMLILFAMFDLIVGVTNDAVNFLNSSIGSKAAPFKIIMMIASVGILTGVTFSAGMMEVARKGIFHPELFTMPELLTIFLAVMITDILLLDLFNTYGLPTSTTVSIVFELLGSAVALSMIKLAAHADSGLGLLDYINSSKAITIVFGILLSILVAFVSGATVQFISRLIFTFNYKKRLKRYGALWGGVALTVITFFILVKGAKGATFMDAQMVAWIKNHSFILMGSIFVISAIILQILISVFQVNILKPIVLVGTFALAMAFAANDLVNFIGVPLAGLNAFKTALASSDPMNITMGALGGKVHTQTYIMLIAGAIMVVTLWVSRRARTVSETEISLGQQDEGMERFESVWLSRRIVNLFHSLFTSAKAIAPPVISRVVARRISPNSENTRNQGRKKPSFDLLRASVNLMVASAVVSMATSLKLPLSTTYVTFMVAMGSSFSDQAWGRESAVYRVTGVLTVIGGWFMTALIAFAVSFISGNIIYYFKMPGVVGLMIFVFFMIRRNKKYHEGIEKDKEEITIYHLEEVTDFQSSVSATFDHIALHLQGIRLSLSAAFDALFQEDLDALRGHRKKVKQFQIRSNIIIANIFKVLRLLQRGDHKGSFNYYQIIRRLQKLNDGYRDTVIRSTRHVANRHTGLLPAQIEELKEIKIEILYILEQAEIAFNKKDIVDCHHIAARFHYLSDLVDEYNANQIARIREESSKTRLSIMYYAISGNCVMMAKQTVKLIEIFNEALPSKDGTKACRNLHLD, encoded by the coding sequence ATGGGCATTGAAATATGCTATGTCATCGTCGGGATGCTGATTCTGTTTGCAATGTTTGACTTGATTGTTGGAGTAACCAATGATGCGGTTAATTTTTTAAACTCCTCCATCGGGTCCAAGGCCGCCCCCTTTAAAATAATCATGATGATTGCCAGTGTCGGTATTCTGACGGGTGTGACCTTTTCTGCGGGCATGATGGAGGTCGCCCGTAAAGGTATTTTTCATCCCGAACTTTTTACCATGCCCGAGCTTTTGACCATATTTCTGGCGGTCATGATCACGGACATCCTGCTTTTGGATCTTTTCAACACATACGGCCTGCCCACGTCCACAACCGTATCCATTGTATTCGAACTGCTTGGGTCCGCCGTGGCCCTCTCCATGATAAAACTTGCCGCCCATGCCGATTCGGGTCTTGGGCTTTTGGATTATATCAATTCGAGCAAAGCCATCACCATCGTATTCGGCATATTATTATCCATTCTTGTGGCATTTGTTTCAGGCGCAACGGTTCAGTTTATATCCAGACTTATCTTCACCTTTAATTATAAAAAACGCCTGAAGCGTTACGGCGCGCTATGGGGCGGTGTTGCCTTGACCGTTATCACCTTTTTCATCCTTGTCAAAGGGGCCAAAGGCGCCACATTCATGGATGCACAAATGGTGGCATGGATAAAAAACCACTCTTTTATTCTCATGGGGAGTATCTTTGTCATCTCAGCCATCATCCTCCAAATTCTCATCAGTGTATTCCAAGTAAATATTTTAAAACCCATCGTCCTTGTGGGCACGTTTGCTTTGGCCATGGCTTTTGCTGCCAATGATCTTGTCAATTTTATCGGTGTCCCCCTGGCGGGGCTTAATGCCTTTAAAACCGCACTGGCCTCATCCGACCCCATGAACATCACCATGGGAGCACTGGGTGGAAAAGTTCATACCCAGACCTACATCATGCTCATTGCCGGCGCCATCATGGTGGTGACCCTGTGGGTGTCGCGCAGGGCAAGGACAGTGTCCGAGACAGAAATCAGTTTAGGCCAGCAGGATGAAGGCATGGAGCGGTTTGAATCGGTCTGGCTCTCCAGGCGCATTGTCAACCTGTTTCACAGCCTGTTCACCTCTGCCAAAGCCATCGCACCGCCTGTCATCAGCCGGGTTGTTGCCAGGCGAATCAGCCCGAATTCAGAAAACACCCGCAACCAAGGAAGAAAAAAACCATCCTTTGATCTGCTGCGCGCCTCTGTGAATCTGATGGTGGCATCTGCCGTGGTCTCCATGGCCACATCCTTAAAATTGCCTTTGTCCACCACCTATGTGACCTTTATGGTTGCCATGGGATCATCCTTTTCGGACCAGGCCTGGGGCAGGGAAAGCGCCGTATATCGTGTTACCGGTGTATTAACAGTAATTGGCGGCTGGTTTATGACTGCCCTTATCGCCTTTGCAGTCTCTTTTATCAGCGGCAACATCATCTATTATTTTAAAATGCCTGGCGTGGTCGGTCTGATGATTTTTGTGTTTTTTATGATCCGCAGAAACAAAAAATACCATGAAGGCATAGAAAAAGACAAAGAGGAGATCACCATTTACCATCTTGAAGAGGTGACGGATTTCCAGTCTTCGGTTTCGGCAACCTTTGACCACATTGCCCTTCATCTCCAAGGTATAAGGCTCTCATTGAGCGCGGCATTTGATGCCCTGTTTCAAGAGGATTTGGACGCCCTAAGAGGACATCGCAAAAAGGTCAAGCAGTTCCAGATACGCAGTAATATAATTATTGCAAATATCTTTAAAGTATTACGGCTTTTGCAGCGCGGGGATCACAAGGGATCGTTCAACTACTACCAGATCATCCGGCGCCTTCAGAAACTTAACGATGGATACCGTGACACGGTGATCAGGTCCACCAGACATGTAGCCAACCGGCACACAGGACTTTTACCTGCTCAGATTGAGGAACTCAAGGAGATCAAAATAGAAATTCTTTACATCCTCGAGCAGGCGGAAATCGCATTCAACAAAAAGGATATTGTGGACTGCCACCATATCGCTGCACGGTTTCACTACCTTAGTGACCTTGTGGACGAATACAATGCCAACCAGATTGCAAGGATCAGGGAAGAGTCCTCAAAAACACGCCTGAGCATCATGTACTACGCCATTTCCGGTAATTGCGTCATGATGGCCAAACAAACGGTCAAGTTGATTGAAATCTTTAACGAGGCCCTGCCCTCAAAAGACGGCACCAAAGCCTGCAGAAACCTGCACTTGGATTGA
- a CDS encoding KH domain-containing protein translates to MKELIEYLAKALVDNPDEVQVSEVTGDQTSVLELKVAKEDLGKVIGKQGRSARAMRTILSAAATKMKKRTVLEIIE, encoded by the coding sequence ATGAAAGAGCTGATTGAGTATTTAGCAAAGGCATTGGTAGACAATCCCGATGAGGTTCAGGTATCTGAAGTAACAGGTGACCAGACTTCCGTGCTTGAACTCAAAGTGGCAAAGGAAGACCTGGGCAAGGTTATCGGTAAACAGGGCAGATCAGCCAGGGCCATGCGAACAATCCTGAGTGCCGCGGCCACAAAAATGAAAAAACGCACGGTACTGGAAATCATCGAGTAG
- the rlmN gene encoding 23S rRNA (adenine(2503)-C(2))-methyltransferase RlmN → MKDILDLTRQELGQWFENKDIRRFRADQVFKWLYLKLAGSFEEMTDLGKDLREALAGHFCLGTLEPANMETSADGTKKFLHRMADGEYVESVLIPEKDHYTLCVSTQAGCAMNCQFCLTAKGGFKRNLTMGEIVGQIWGARRYVAQQGLEPLALSNIVFMGMGEPLANYDNLLRSLGVIFDTDFGMKFSRRKVTVSTSGIAPKIIELGQDTEVNLAVSLNATDNALRSKLMPVNRTWPIEKLLGACKKFEMRPRNKITFEYILMSGVNDSDAHAHALARLLAPIRAKVNLIPFNAHAHAPFQRPSRDRIDAFLTILLDRNMTAIVRKSKGDDISAACGQLKAKQSD, encoded by the coding sequence ATGAAGGATATATTGGATCTTACCCGGCAGGAACTGGGCCAATGGTTTGAAAATAAGGATATACGGCGTTTCAGGGCGGATCAGGTGTTCAAGTGGTTATACCTGAAGCTTGCAGGCAGTTTTGAAGAGATGACCGATCTGGGCAAGGATCTGCGCGAAGCGTTGGCCGGACATTTTTGCCTGGGAACCCTGGAGCCGGCAAATATGGAAACCTCTGCCGATGGAACCAAGAAATTTTTGCACCGGATGGCGGACGGGGAGTATGTGGAAAGTGTGCTCATACCCGAAAAAGACCATTATACCCTTTGCGTCTCCACCCAGGCCGGATGTGCCATGAACTGTCAATTCTGCCTGACCGCAAAGGGCGGATTTAAAAGAAACCTGACCATGGGAGAGATTGTGGGCCAGATCTGGGGGGCGCGCCGTTACGTGGCCCAACAGGGCCTGGAACCGTTGGCTTTGTCCAATATCGTGTTCATGGGCATGGGAGAACCTTTGGCCAATTATGACAACCTGTTGCGCAGTCTGGGTGTGATTTTTGATACGGATTTCGGGATGAAGTTTTCCCGCCGCAAGGTCACGGTTTCCACCTCGGGCATTGCACCGAAAATAATTGAGCTGGGGCAAGATACCGAAGTGAACCTTGCCGTCTCACTGAATGCCACGGACAATGCACTGCGTTCAAAGCTGATGCCGGTCAACCGCACCTGGCCCATTGAGAAATTGCTTGGGGCCTGCAAAAAATTTGAGATGAGGCCCAGAAACAAAATTACCTTTGAGTATATTTTGATGAGCGGGGTCAATGACAGTGATGCCCATGCGCATGCCCTGGCCCGCCTGCTTGCCCCCATTCGTGCAAAGGTGAATCTTATCCCGTTTAACGCCCATGCCCACGCGCCTTTCCAAAGACCCTCACGAGATCGGATCGATGCGTTTTTGACCATTCTGTTAGACCGGAATATGACCGCCATTGTCAGGAAAAGCAAGGGAGATGATATATCCGCAGCCTGCGGGCAGCTCAAGGCAAAGCAAAGTGATTGA
- the rimM gene encoding ribosome maturation factor RimM (Essential for efficient processing of 16S rRNA) encodes MESSDTWLTIGKVTGVHGLKGNLKVWSWAQSPDTFTPGLAVVLKNEDAPQDPGREYIIIKTGRYKKGVLLTLKGVSTREASEALVGKLVLVSKSNLPDLDEDTWYWQDMIGLTVVDTGKGELGKVERLFPTGADDILVVINKTPQGKQEVLIPVNAAFIKDINLDTGVITTQLPDGFVTD; translated from the coding sequence ATGGAATCTTCGGACACCTGGCTGACCATCGGCAAGGTCACGGGCGTTCACGGCCTTAAGGGAAATTTGAAGGTGTGGTCCTGGGCCCAGTCGCCCGACACCTTTACCCCGGGACTTGCCGTGGTGCTCAAAAATGAGGATGCCCCCCAGGATCCCGGCCGGGAATATATCATCATTAAAACCGGCAGGTATAAAAAAGGGGTGCTGTTAACCCTAAAAGGGGTCTCGACCCGGGAAGCCTCGGAAGCACTCGTGGGTAAACTGGTCCTGGTGAGCAAAAGCAACCTGCCGGACCTGGACGAAGACACCTGGTACTGGCAGGACATGATCGGCTTGACGGTTGTGGACACCGGTAAAGGGGAACTTGGAAAAGTAGAGCGACTTTTCCCCACAGGTGCGGATGACATCCTGGTGGTCATAAATAAAACGCCCCAGGGCAAACAGGAAGTCCTGATCCCTGTGAACGCAGCGTTCATCAAGGATATAAACCTTGATACCGGCGTCATCACAACCCAGTTGCCCGACGGATTTGTCACGGACTGA